TAGCAGTTTCTTTTCTGTGTTTTGAAAGTCAAATCTGAACCATTTGTTTCTCTTATAATCTGACGGTCGTTCTTTGATGTGATATATATACAACTACATAATACCTCTCTCGTTATGTTTTGCAgatttttgagagagagagagagtgagtgaACATCTTATCAAAAAACGAAGCTCTCCCCGAGTCAGACTCCGTCGTTTTGTTCTTACTCATTTTCGAGTTGTTCTATCATTAGTCAGTCTCTTCGTCTTTGACTTCTTGGAGACGCCATTCCTTTTGACAGTTTCAAGAAGAGAAGCTTTTGAGTTTGAGAGAGTGTCaatgagtttttcttcttcgaCGATGAGGACGGTGGTTTCGAAGATAATTGGCGTCGTTTTGGTGATGGTCGTCTTGCTGGCTATACTGATATCCACATCTTCATTTCTCTCAGGTTTGTCTctggatttttatttatcttgatgGATTAaagtgattatttatttatcattgaaGTGGTGGGTTTTGGTAATTTTAataaccttttgtttttgtcttcattattttatttttgttataaaatccaaaataccTGATCCATCTCATCATCTGTTTTCATTcctctaattattattattttttattttttgttatatatttttttaatattaattttcagGTTCGAGTAAAGATGAAAGTGGATTCATGGGCTTGAGCCGCATGTTTCTTCACGAGGAGGGGAAATACAGTGTCTCTGCCCTGCATCGCAAGCTGCTTGTTCGCTGTAAGGACTCATAAtttttgcaaaattattttaggttttccttcttgaaaaaagaaaataaatatcaggtggattttgcaatttctttttaatatggaatttttgttttttatatcttcgaaataaaataaatggggGCCAAAACAAAGTGTTATGACGTGGGGGAAGGTATATGTGGGTCTTTTATGGTTTATGACACTCCCTGATAACAAATACCCTTTTATCTCGGCAGCAGGGAAGACCGTCGGCACATTATTCAGATGAGCGTACGATATACGTGTCAGAGGTGCACGTCCGTGTTTTCTAGCTATGTTTCATGCTAACGTGCACCGCTGGCAAATTGTGGTCCCTTACACTACGGACACCCTTCTTCAACAATTGGGCTGTCGTAGTAGTAGTAAATAGGAACACTAAGTATCTTCTTGATGGGATTTAGAATCCCTTTATGTTTCTGTCAACCTTTTTTAGCCTTTCTGCTTAAAAATTTGTGAGCAGCCTTAGCAAGTTGTTTTGGGCCAAAAGGTCTGGTTGAGTTTTCAATTTTTGTGCACGGGGAAGGGAAGCATTGAGCTTTGAATAAAGGATGGATCATGAGTTAATTTTCTCTGTTCCTCTCTCACATAATTCCTGTGACTCGCCtccaaaaagtattttttgtcttttcaagaTTCCCTCTTGGTGGGTCAGCTGGTTGAGTTCACATCGCGTTTTAATGAGGCTGCCAAGCGTGTagctacattttttttatttaaaaaaagagcaTATCTTAGCTTTCACTGTCatggaatttaataaaaagtttgCCTTTTACCTTGTTTGTATCTGCTTCACACAGCGCTGGCAATGGAAGAACCTAGCAGGATCGGAGAAAAGTGTACAGGCGCTGATATTGTAATAAGTCAGGGACCCACGGCTCCTCTCTCTAGTGGCATACCTACCTACACTGTTCAGATCATGAACATGTGCGCCACTGGATGTGACATCTCCAGGGTTCACCTCAACTGTGGCTGGTTCAGCTCTGCTCGCCTCATCGACCCCAAGATATTCAAGCGGCTTCGCTACAACGACTGCCTCGTAAACGATGGAAAGCCTTTGGAAACTGGTGGCATTCTCACCTTTGAATATGCCAATACGTTCTCGTACCCTTTGTCAGTCTCCTCCATAACATGCCATTGAAGAGTATACAAGGACCAAAAACTAGCAACATTGGCATATTATATAGCGCACACTGCTGGATTTTTGTCAGACACTTACTGCCCGGAGGCCCTAGTGTGTTTTGGATGGATTTTTTCGGGGCGGATTGAGAGGTTTAGAAATTAGAATACGGTACAGGGTCTTGCAGGCTGAATTGGGACGAAGCAATTAGATGcgattctgattttttttttggggtgacCTCTCtgtatatggtttatattcgtATATTATAGTTAATATTCGATCATGGATGCGAGAATTTGAAGCAATCGGAGAATGTTTGTGTTGTTATGGTGGATGAGGACGACATGGCTGCACAAGCACTGATCTGTGTTTTCTACTGTTTTGCGCGTCACAAATTTCATAATGGCCTCGTACTCTATGTTAACCAAAACTTGTTGCTTCCCATGAAAATGTAAAGTGTTTAAAAGacgtttttaaaaattatttttacttttaaattattatttttaatttaaaattgatttaataaagcACATGCAAAacactaatttaaatatatatacactatTAAACTACTGATGCAAATTTTGATGAGTTGTCATGTGAACTATCCAtgcatataaaaacatttaaatgcCTATTAATAGAGATTATTACGTGTTTGGTgtgtgggtttttttatttgagtgtatcttttttttaaaaaaaaaaaattatatgatgtgGACATTCTTAGCTATAAAAATCAGAAGCATTCAATTAATGAATTTCTCTTAAAATGtagatattcaaataaaaaaaataaaagtacacacacttatatacaaaaatataaaaaaataaaaattcacctaaaatctcataaataaataaataatttagctTCAACTCCAATAAAAATACCTTTCTCTGACTTTAATTAACATCACCCATGGTCAACCTGGCACTGGAGAAGGCTGAATTCAAAAAAGGCCACTGACCCGACCCGGATCATGTGAAGTGTGGCCCTATGTAAACCTAACAAGTGAAAGATCCACCGGTTTCCCTTGCAAAATCTTTTATAATCAATCATCTTTGACCAGACAGAGACTGTTAATACcccaaaaaattaaacacgaaaaaccagtgtaaaaaaaaataatggcttCGATAATTACAGGTGATAGTGTTGGTTTAGGACTTTCATGTTCCGCAACAAGAAAGCTATATCAGACAAGAAACCATTCTTCATCAAGGTTGTCCTTTTGCAGCATTAAAATGGTTGTCTCcgttgaagaagagaaaaagaagaagagtttCACTCTTAAAAAATCTGAAGAAGCTTTTAATGCTGCCAAGGTAAAAATAAAGcactacccttttttttttttccatcattaataatgggttttgattgttttgttaatttgaggtcTCTAGTTTCCTATTTTGACTTCTTAAGGTCCCAAGTTTGTGCTGTTTTGAACGTAGTAAGAGTCTTCTTGGATTTGGATTTGGTTAAGTTGTTGAAATTGGTTTATTTCTGGTTTGAGTTTGATTTGAGAGAGCAAATTGTTGATTTTGTAGAGCTGTAGCTGAAAGTTAtcttattttgaaatttcttccGTTGGATATCTAGGAATGAATGGGAATGGAGATTGCCATTATTTAATTATCCAGAAAAGATTTTCATTCTCTTGCCTGAATCAATGGAAAAGATAGCAGACGGACCATTTCATTGTCTGTTGCTTCTCATGGAAGTCTACTAGATATTGGCTCTGGAATACAGTGTACCCTTTGGTTTTATTTGTCAATCTTGCGGACTGACATTTACTTGCAGGTACTCGCCGCCTTGGCTGAAACAATGAAGAAAGGAACCAGCTTTGGTGCCCCATGTCTTCTAGAGAATGTTTTGGCAGAGATGGTGATCAAAGCAGTTTCCAAGCATAGAAATGGTTCGGTTTGTTAACTCAGCCACAGAAGCATGTATGGGTGTGCTTCGCCTGGCCCGCGCCTCCACTGGACGGGAGAAGATTATCAAGTTTGAGGGCTGTTGCCATGGCCATGCCGGTCCATTCCTTGTCAAGGCAGGTAGTGGTGTTGCAACCCTTGGGCTCCTGACTCCCCTGGTGTCCCCAGAGCAGCAACCTATGAGACTCTAACAGCCCCCTATAACGACATTGCTCCcatggaaattttttttgagaataaCAAAGGAGAGATCTGTGCAGTAATCCTTGAACCTGTTGTGGGAAATGCTGGTTTCATTCCCCCTAAATCTGAATTTCTCAATGCTCTTAGCAAgataatcaaagaaaataatgttcTAATTTTCGATGAAGTCATGACTGGATTCCGTTTGTCCTATGGCGGCGGCCACGAGTATTTTTGCATAACTCCTGATTTACCAACACTAGGGAAGATCATAGGTGGTGGTCCGCCTGTTGGTGCATCTGGTGGGAGAAGGGAGATTATGGAGATGGTTGCACCTGCGGGGCCAATGTATCAGGCTGGGACCTTGAGTGGGGATCCATTGGCTATGACCGCAGGGATACACGCTCTGAAGCGGTTGCAGGAACCAGGAAGTTATGAATACTTGGATAAGATCACCAGTGAACTTGTTCAAGGCATTATTGATGCTGGCAAGAAAACTGGGCATGCAATTTGTGGTGGATATATACGTTGGAATGTTTGGGTTTTTCTTCAAGGAGGGACCTGTTTACAATTTCGCTGATGCAAAGAAAAGTGACAAGCCTGGCACATACTGATGAAGATATTCAAAAGACAATAGCAGCAGCTGAGAAAGTTCTCCGGCAGATCTAGAGATTTTGTCCCTGTATCCCTCTCTGATTGTTGATTTATCGCCCTTTTCTTGTTTCCGCCGTTTCTCTATCGCATGATTACCCTCTTTGTAGATGATCGTTCCTGGTCAGGTCCACCTATTGAGAATCCGTATTTCTGTAACCTGGTTAATCGACTGTATTATTCTCTTTATAATAACATTTGCCTACATTTGATGCTGCAGTGATCTAGGATGAGTGCAATTTTAACTTCAGCAAAATCGTCAAACTTGCATAGCACTTGCAGGGCAGAAAATGCTAGGGGTAGCAGGTACTATAAATCCACCCACAAATTGTTAATTTGCATCATCATTAACACAGAAGTATTTCTCTTTGATATATGATTACGGATCATGTCTTTACATCAATGGTTGTATACAGCTTTCTATTACTGGTACAAATCTTCGTCTTTAAAGAacaaaccaggaaaaaaaacgGAAAGAAACATAACACAACTGGACACTTTTACAATTACACGTGAATACTGCGACACAGATGTTCAGAGAAAACAATTGCTGTACCTAAAGTGTTGGTACCATGGGTGCAATTCCCGAGATTTCTACGTACTTTGCCTTCACATTATGGAACACGAACACACGATTTTCTTCGGAGATTTATCAATCTTCTTTTCTGCACAAAGAAAGACATCGAGTAATCGTTAAAATAAGAAGCTTTTGAGCAACAAGCTTGAAGAGAACTAATGCAATGATTCCACGTGAAATAGCCCAAGCGTAAAAAGAGGCCTACAAACAAGGAAATAATGTATACTATGACAAACAGATGTTTAAAAATAGCCTAGGCTGTAAGGTCTCTGAGCTGCTAAATTTAAATTGAGAGAATACTACCCCACGGGAAATTTTAAGTTTCAATGGAGTTCTGCAACATGAGAGCAGGCACAAGTCAATATCCAAGGCAGAGAAATGCTTATAGGtcgtttgtttttgcattttaaaatcgcttttgaaaaaaattgaatttttatatttttttattttaaattaatattttttaagtgttttctGATAATTTTGATacgctgatgttaaaaataatttttaaaaaataattttttttattttaattcatttccggaaaaaaaaacactttaaaaagcaaccgctgcCATGCTTTCAAACACACTGAGCAAAACCCCCACCATCGAAACCTAAACTTAAGTATATAGAAAAGCATGTGATCACTACATATTCCAGGAGCAAAGAACTTTGAATATGTCCAGTAGAATAGACCAACTGATTGAATTATTTGATATGggctccttttccttttctttgttcatAACTTCATGGAACTCAAAACCAAACTACTCTGACCACTGGAGCAAGAAACAAGTTCTTCAGGAAAATGAGACCCCCCTACAGAGAAATGTACAATTTTCCTTGTTGACATACTCCAATTTAGACTTCCCAGGGGCATTGTATCACCATTTGTTAGATTGACTCCTCGGAAGGAAAAAAAGTGGTGGAACTCAGGTGAATGAACTGACTTTGACTCCAGCCCATTATAGTAGGGTCTGGATGGTTATAAATCTGGGTCTTCATCATTCATACAGATGACCTCCAAGGATAAATATGGAGACACGCTAGAAATGCAAGGAGAAAGCACACATGTGCACCACTTAGGATCTATGAAGTCAAGTCCAAGTACCATGTCGAATTTCTATATCTTCCTCATTGATATAAATAGAATATCTTTGACAGCGAGTTTGAAATCAAGTAACTAAAGGCTAGGAAAAATCCAGCTAAGCATAAAAACGGTTATCACCATGTGCACATCAGAGTACAAAACATGAAAGTTTTGACCAAAAAGAGGACATTGGTAGTTAAAACTACTGCTTCTGTCAGAATCCAAATCAGATGTTCAATCATGTCATTTCGATTCCATGAGGTCCATATATAACCATCAAGCCAGTAAAAAAATCAGTtcagaaaacaaaggaaaaggtTGTTAAGCAGGACAGAtgatttaaaatagaaaatacctGTTTTGGTTTTTGCTAGAGATGGCTGTACAACAACATGCATTATGATAACTCCCCCGGCCGCTTCTCCGAAAGGTGTTCTACATTGACCCACAGTCTTGTTGTTATCCAAGACTTTACCAGAGCTTATCAGCTTGATTTCATTCACTGCCTTGGGAGTTATTGTTTTgcctagaaataaaaaagaaagcattcaaaaaaaaacataaccaaaACAGCACGAAGAAAAACCCATTGGAGACATCCCTGCCCTGAAAGTAGACAGGTTTTTCAAACAAGAAGAGATCTTTAGCTTTCTTAGCTTAGCTGTCAATATTTCTAAATTTGGAATTCAGCATTTTCCTggaaaggaagaagacatgGCTGACCAGTGTTCACATAAAGAACACCATCATCCATGCCTAAAGACTTGGCATATTACAGGCGGATTCTATTACCTTTCTTGATTCTGCACATGCTCCCACCGCCCTTACTATATTAGGTCACATACCCCAGACTGAATCCAAAAACTTCAAACTACCCAACATATTCTTCAACTGTAACAGTTTTAGATAGCAAAGCAATCATATGTTACCAGTCCACGCCACTTAGTCTCACCTTAATCAAGCAGTAATACAAATCATAACCAAATACTAACAAAAGCAGGCTAGCTTCCCACGATTTATTTCCAACAACAGCCATAAAAACAAACCCCATAAACAAAACCTACTCTACAAATTCGAATCAATATGTTGTAGAATCAATATGCCATTACGGCAGCCACAACTTCAAACACCAACAATCTCACAACATAAATAACATCTCTAAACCACCAACTTTTCACAACATCAACAGATAGATCACCCGTTTTTTAATCGTGAAGTAAAAACTACCATTTACATCAAACTATTTGAATCCTCACTTTTTCAACGacttaccaaaaaaaacccaagaaaattaGCACCCGCTTTGAATTTCAATCACTGGGTACTAAACATGGTCCTAAAAGTTTCCAACTAAAGCAAATTAACccaattttagaataaaataaatcttcCCAAATCAggtaaattcaactaaaaaaaatcagatacataaatattaaaacaagtaATTTCTTTTTCGAAAGAAATAGcgagaaattgaaaacaaaaaaaacctctgGGCCAATCAGAAACAATCCGCTGCTTAAGCATATCAACAGTAGACGTTGATGAGTACCGGAACGGTCCGATATCCGACCCGTCATAAAGCCTGAACTTTATATCCACCAAATCCTCCTCCGGCATTTCTATTTGACTTTTGACCTgtttccttctcctcctccaacCAATTACCACAACGTGTTTAATATTCCACTCTCGGTTTCCCCAATCAAAAAAGACACCTAAAATTCACACACATCAACCAAAAATTaacagatctaaaaatataaagagagagagattacaGAAATGAACGCAGAcgaaacctttttcttttctttaaattttgatgacaaaataattaacagtctgccttttttttttgggaaaaagataaaaaggagACGGGCTTGGATTGGTAGTGAagaaggtggaggaggagggggagtaggtgttttgtttgttattttgttggtgAACTGAAACACACAGAAGAAGATGAAGGCAAAATCAAATCTGTAAATGGTGAAAAACgacgctgttttttttttttttttttccattcacaAGACGCGTcgttttgtattattttaaatgttgttcATAAGAAGAGTCGTGTTTGGAAACCGATatcagtttaattattttaatataaaaaaatatataaacattgctaatattttatttataatataatctatataaaaattgatataatataGCTTAATTATTTTGGAAAATTCAAAGAGAatttagatgataaaaaaaatatatagtttgattcaagataaatatatatatttatgatgtgatattcttaataaatattgaaacatCAATATATTAGGTCAATTCAGGTCAACTCAgcttaacatattaatttgCATACTAAgtcataaaaacataaaaacctcgttaaaatcaaattaaaataaattataaaatttaatttttaataaattcaatattgaaaaataaagcaaaaaacattgattaaaaaaaacctaaaaagtaACTTAAGTTGATCTaagttaatttgtcaaacttACAATTTAgatcatgagactgagataacataatagaaagtaaattaaaataaattataaatctctATTCTCAATCAACATGTTgaaagacaaaattaaaataaaaaactaacttaaGTTGACCAAGTTAACTCATTAATCGTATAGTTTAAATTATGAGTTTGAGATgaccttcataaaaataaattgaaaaagattataaagcttaattttta
The genomic region above belongs to Populus alba chromosome 12, ASM523922v2, whole genome shotgun sequence and contains:
- the LOC118044643 gene encoding membrane-anchored ubiquitin-fold protein 3, giving the protein MPEEDLVDIKFRLYDGSDIGPFRYSSTSTVDMLKQRIVSDWPRGKTITPKAVNEIKLISSGKVLDNNKTVGQCRTPFGEAAGGVIIMHVVVQPSLAKTKTEKKIDKSPKKIVCSCSIM
- the LOC118044644 gene encoding protein TAPETUM DETERMINANT 1; amino-acid sequence: MSFSSSTMRTVVSKIIGVVLVMVVLLAILISTSSFLSGSSKDESGFMGLSRMFLHEEGKYSVSALHRKLLVRSLAMEEPSRIGEKCTGADIVISQGPTAPLSSGIPTYTVQIMNMCATGCDISRVHLNCGWFSSARLIDPKIFKRLRYNDCLVNDGKPLETGGILTFEYANTFSYPLSVSSITCH